The genomic window ATATTTGACACGCATCAACGAAACGCGTGGACGGTCCTGCTAGTCCAACGCTGCGTCATCAGCCGATGACGTCTGTTCAGATCATGGAGTGAACCATGAGAGCGTTGAATGTCTTCACCTTGCTGCTGGTCATCCTGGGTAGCTTGAACTGGGGCCTGTTCGGATTGTTGCACATCGACCTGGTGGCTGACACCTTCGGCGGAGATTCCAACCTGTCGCGCCTGGTCTATGTCTTGATCGGCCTGGCCGCCATCTGGCAGCTGATCCCGCTGTTCAACAGCTTTGCCATGGACGAGGCAGCTGCCGAACGCGGCCATTCGATACGCTGAGGTCCAGGCTTAAGTTCAGGCGGACGTGAGCAAAAGAAACCGGCGGCGTGCTCTGCATAACGGCACACCTTAGGTTTGTGTTTGTATGAGCGGCGATGGCAGCCCAAGGTGCCATCGCCCCCGCCGACTGTTTCCACATCAGGATGACACATCATCCTCGCGTTGTTGGGACTCTGTTGGCCCTTTGCCGCATGAAATGGAATTCGAGCTGATGGTCGTCGCGCACGCCAGAGCATGACCATGCACTTTCCGCAGCCTCGCGGATTTGTTCCGGTCGAAGACGGAAATATCGTGCCAAGGCTTGATGGGACAGTCCGAGATCCGCCAGAGCGGAGATTGTCACGGCTGGGCAGGGGCCAAGCGCCGAATTCTGTGTTCGTGGGGTCATGCGATGGTCCTCACATCATTGTTCGTCAAGAGGATTGGGCTTGCAGGGCCAAACCCTGAGCAAGTGAGCCATCATCGTCATTGACCTGGATCAACCAAGAGCTCGGTAGAACCGCGTATGCTTGCGCATCATCAGGCCCACTGGAAGGTTCCATGGGCGAGGGAGACGTAACCTGGGGAACCAGAACCTGACCAGGGAGTATTAA from Georhizobium profundi includes these protein-coding regions:
- a CDS encoding DUF378 domain-containing protein, whose amino-acid sequence is MRALNVFTLLLVILGSLNWGLFGLLHIDLVADTFGGDSNLSRLVYVLIGLAAIWQLIPLFNSFAMDEAAAERGHSIR